In Synechococcus sp. CB0101, a genomic segment contains:
- a CDS encoding PAP/fibrillin family protein has translation MAGIAVEAAISVTPTAEATPHQRVEVRFQRGGWLGPSLAQRRLQWLRSVSQSFPAWLDITVLDADLRICRGNAGTLFALLRRTDLMLDELLLA, from the coding sequence TTGGCAGGCATTGCGGTGGAAGCCGCGATCAGCGTCACACCCACGGCAGAGGCCACCCCTCATCAGCGCGTTGAAGTGCGCTTTCAGCGTGGTGGTTGGTTAGGGCCGTCCTTGGCCCAACGGCGGCTGCAATGGCTCCGCAGTGTGAGCCAATCGTTCCCGGCCTGGCTCGACATCACAGTGCTTGATGCGGACCTGCGGATCTGCAGGGGGAACGCTGGCACGCTGTTCGCGCTACTGCGCCGCACTGATCTCATGCTGGATGAGTTGCTGTTGGCCTGA
- the istA gene encoding IS21 family transposase yields MAAEMPVQTPQDVEAMQRLSAAGWGRRRIARELGCSPETVRKYLRQGGWQPYGKPCRTSVLDGQREWLRQRFLAHRGNADVLRQELASEKGIKVSLRTVERAVEPWRRELRNAAVATVRFETPPGRQLQADFGQCVVRIGGERVRVHLAVLTLGYSRRLLVRAFRSEKQDHWLSTLEEGFRHWGGVPQEVLVDNARALVSQHDPERQILVFASGLSSSPATGGSSPAPAGRTGPGRKAKTNVGWRTSNATPWPGGSSAAGRSWRPIWCAGPVRSLT; encoded by the coding sequence ATGGCTGCGGAGATGCCGGTGCAGACCCCTCAGGATGTGGAGGCGATGCAGCGGCTTTCGGCAGCAGGCTGGGGCCGTAGACGGATTGCCCGGGAACTGGGCTGTTCGCCGGAGACGGTGCGCAAGTACCTACGGCAGGGTGGCTGGCAGCCCTATGGCAAGCCCTGCCGCACCTCGGTTCTCGATGGTCAACGGGAGTGGCTGCGGCAGCGATTTCTGGCCCACCGCGGCAATGCCGACGTGCTGCGGCAGGAGTTGGCCAGTGAGAAGGGAATCAAGGTGAGCCTGCGCACGGTGGAGCGTGCGGTTGAGCCATGGCGGCGTGAGCTGCGCAACGCAGCTGTGGCGACGGTGCGGTTTGAGACGCCACCGGGCCGGCAGCTGCAGGCGGACTTTGGCCAGTGCGTGGTGCGTATTGGCGGCGAGCGGGTGCGGGTGCACCTGGCGGTGCTCACCTTGGGATACTCCAGGCGACTGTTGGTGCGGGCGTTCCGCAGCGAGAAGCAGGACCACTGGCTCTCAACCCTGGAGGAGGGGTTCCGGCACTGGGGCGGTGTGCCTCAGGAGGTGCTCGTGGATAACGCTCGCGCCCTGGTGAGTCAGCACGATCCGGAACGACAGATCCTGGTGTTTGCCAGCGGCTTGAGCAGTTCGCCAGCTACTGGGGGTTCAAGCCCCGCGCCTGCCGGCCGTACCGGGCCAGGACGAAAGGCAAAGACGAACGTGGGGTGGCGTACGTCAAACGCAACGCCATGGCCGGGCGGGAGTTCAGCAGCTGGGCGGAGCTGGAGGCCCATCTGGTGCGCTGGACCCGTGAGGTCGCTGACCTGA
- the istB gene encoding IS21-like element helper ATPase IstB: MSTNPRNRSTPITPPVPTEELEAMLTRLRLPAIRDRLDALLEEAARREMNLREALTWLCTAEVARKDQLRMEMALRLARFPYVRTLEAFDFEAQPSIDPAQIRELATCRWVANGDTLLLLGPPGVGKTHLAVALGREAVRLGHSVQYVGAMELITALAKAQAQHALEARLTQYAKTRLLIIDELGYLPLEPNAAYLFFQLISRCYQRGSVLITSNRPVMEWGEVFGDQVVATAILDRLLHHSHVLTIRGDSYRLKGKRRSGLIRPQAGGSSSQDSAGLQPPPPSEEA; this comes from the coding sequence ATGAGCACCAACCCGCGCAACCGATCCACACCCATCACGCCACCGGTGCCGACCGAGGAGCTGGAGGCGATGCTTACCCGCCTGCGGCTACCGGCCATCCGCGATCGCCTCGATGCGCTCCTGGAGGAGGCGGCAAGGCGGGAGATGAACCTGCGTGAGGCGCTGACCTGGCTCTGCACAGCTGAGGTGGCTCGCAAGGACCAGCTGCGGATGGAAATGGCGCTGCGGCTGGCGCGCTTTCCGTATGTGCGGACGCTGGAGGCATTTGATTTCGAGGCTCAGCCGTCGATCGATCCGGCCCAAATCCGCGAGCTGGCCACCTGCCGTTGGGTGGCCAACGGCGACACCTTGCTACTGCTCGGACCGCCGGGTGTGGGTAAGACCCACTTGGCCGTGGCACTGGGCCGGGAGGCGGTGCGGCTCGGTCACAGCGTCCAGTACGTCGGTGCGATGGAGCTGATCACAGCCCTGGCCAAAGCCCAGGCGCAGCACGCCCTGGAAGCAAGGCTGACGCAGTACGCCAAAACCCGGCTGCTGATCATCGATGAGCTCGGCTACCTGCCGCTTGAGCCGAACGCGGCCTATCTGTTCTTCCAGCTGATCTCCCGCTGCTACCAGCGCGGCAGCGTGTTGATCACCTCCAACCGCCCCGTCATGGAGTGGGGCGAGGTGTTTGGTGATCAGGTGGTTGCCACGGCAATCCTCGATCGGCTGCTGCACCACAGCCACGTGCTGACGATCCGGGGCGACAGCTACCGGCTCAAAGGGAAACGTCGCAGCGGTCTCATCCGCCCGCAGGCGGGCGGTTCCTCCTCACAGGACAGCGCTGGCCTACAGCCACCGCCGCCCAGTGAGGAGGCCTGA
- a CDS encoding PAP/fibrillin family protein, producing the protein MSAQRRTLVQLLSQEPRGSANRHRQQVGQLIEALEQQQPANLAAPGSLELLEGVWELRWSSSQQPYLAVAPWLENLQCLAPSQGRGMNLLRLAGPFTSVKRHPLLVLRRHEIWSS; encoded by the coding sequence ATGAGTGCACAACGGCGCACTCTGGTGCAGCTACTGAGCCAGGAACCAAGGGGTTCTGCCAATCGGCACCGACAGCAGGTTGGGCAATTGATCGAAGCGCTGGAGCAACAACAGCCAGCCAACCTCGCGGCTCCCGGTTCACTCGAGCTGCTTGAGGGTGTGTGGGAATTGCGGTGGAGCAGCAGCCAACAGCCTTATTTGGCTGTCGCGCCCTGGCTCGAGAACCTCCAGTGCTTGGCACCGTCGCAGGGGCGTGGAATGAACCTGCTGCGATTGGCGGGCCCTTTCACGTCTGTCAAGCGACATCCGCTTTTGGTCCTCCGGCGACACGAAATCTGGTCCAGCTGA
- a CDS encoding DUF3721 domain-containing protein yields MLPISQARGLHKLLSLMAIGSCLGSTGAARAETGVPALYATKADAEAAAKKHFNCTGAHQMGKQWMPCSTHGDANSHTQQKP; encoded by the coding sequence ATGTTGCCAATCTCTCAAGCAAGAGGGCTGCACAAGCTCTTGTCTTTGATGGCCATCGGCTCATGCCTTGGCTCAACAGGCGCGGCCCGTGCCGAAACAGGCGTACCTGCCCTGTACGCCACCAAAGCAGACGCAGAAGCAGCCGCCAAAAAGCACTTCAATTGCACCGGAGCGCACCAGATGGGCAAGCAATGGATGCCCTGCTCCACCCATGGTGATGCCAACAGCCATACCCAGCAGAAGCCCTGA
- a CDS encoding helix-turn-helix transcriptional regulator, with translation MAYTAQPLDRYEGHRIILKAIHYFSEHYAEALTIPKLSRDLRISLIHLEAAFDLLKGKTAHQALIDYRLSRLCDQMSHDPSAHIGQLLARCGLQDEGHSLFSAFHHANEAFISCFGIDLVEFHQQCCLAELARLQRPQGPFSDDSAPLHGTPSHQTRLMTRFHRPV, from the coding sequence ATGGCCTATACCGCGCAGCCACTCGATCGCTATGAAGGGCATCGCATCATCCTTAAGGCGATTCATTATTTCTCTGAACATTACGCAGAGGCTTTAACGATTCCGAAGCTGAGTCGTGACTTAAGAATCTCGCTGATCCATTTAGAAGCAGCCTTTGATCTGTTGAAAGGAAAAACGGCCCATCAGGCGTTAATCGACTACAGGCTGAGTCGCCTTTGCGATCAGATGAGCCACGACCCATCAGCGCACATTGGTCAGCTGCTTGCCCGATGCGGACTGCAAGACGAAGGGCATTCCCTCTTCTCAGCCTTTCACCATGCCAATGAGGCTTTCATCAGCTGCTTTGGCATTGACCTGGTGGAGTTTCATCAGCAGTGTTGCCTCGCGGAACTGGCGCGCCTGCAGCGCCCTCAGGGCCCCTTTTCCGATGACTCGGCGCCCCTGCATGGGACCCCTAGCCATCAGACACGTTTGATGACCCGGTTTCATCGCCCGGTTTAG
- a CDS encoding DUF2811 domain-containing protein yields the protein MQAIPDHMPEHVSVENQFPADLFDSMVGFIEQHPQWDQYRLMQSALAGFLFQQGCQDKPVVRHYLDGLFRKPETAQR from the coding sequence ATGCAGGCGATTCCCGACCACATGCCGGAACACGTGAGTGTGGAAAACCAATTCCCGGCGGATCTCTTCGATTCGATGGTCGGTTTCATTGAGCAGCACCCCCAGTGGGATCAGTACCGGCTGATGCAATCGGCATTGGCGGGCTTCTTGTTTCAGCAGGGCTGCCAGGACAAACCGGTCGTGCGCCACTACCTCGACGGGCTGTTCCGCAAGCCCGAAACCGCTCAGCGGTGA
- a CDS encoding NAD(P)-dependent alcohol dehydrogenase produces MTITVWQATEAGGRLEPSTRPLLEPAQDELVLEVLHCGLCHSDLSMLDNDWGMSAYPLVPGHEVVGRVVQVGAGVDPGVIGELRGLGWISGSCSHCGQCLGGTGNLCSSLEATIVGRQGGFASHVTARQDWAIPLPQGMDPAVAGPLFCGGITVFAPLIDEAVSPTARVAVIGIGGLGHLALQFARAWGCEVTALTTNLTKAEEARGFGAHHVHALGSLSDLAGRFDLVINTVNHALPWAEVMGSLAPRGRLHQIGAVLEPIQVGAFDLIAARRSITGSPTSSPASLLKMVDFCVRHQIQPAVEHLPMDQVNEAIARLRRGDVRYRFVLDQA; encoded by the coding sequence ATGACGATCACCGTTTGGCAGGCCACAGAAGCCGGTGGTCGTCTGGAGCCGTCGACCCGGCCGTTGCTGGAGCCCGCCCAAGACGAATTGGTGCTGGAGGTTCTCCACTGCGGTCTCTGCCACAGCGATTTGTCGATGCTCGACAACGACTGGGGGATGAGCGCGTACCCACTGGTGCCTGGCCATGAGGTGGTGGGCCGGGTGGTGCAGGTGGGAGCAGGTGTGGATCCCGGCGTGATCGGTGAGTTACGGGGACTGGGCTGGATCAGCGGTAGCTGCAGCCATTGCGGCCAATGCCTGGGTGGCACAGGCAACCTCTGCAGCTCGCTGGAGGCCACGATCGTGGGCCGGCAGGGTGGTTTTGCCAGTCATGTCACCGCCCGTCAGGACTGGGCGATTCCCCTGCCCCAGGGCATGGATCCAGCCGTAGCGGGCCCACTGTTTTGCGGAGGCATCACGGTCTTCGCGCCCCTGATCGATGAAGCGGTGTCACCCACGGCTCGGGTGGCCGTGATCGGAATCGGTGGGCTCGGGCATCTGGCGCTTCAATTCGCCCGCGCCTGGGGTTGTGAGGTCACTGCACTCACCACCAACCTGACCAAAGCCGAGGAAGCCCGTGGGTTCGGTGCCCATCACGTGCACGCCCTGGGATCGCTGAGCGATCTAGCCGGCCGCTTCGATCTGGTGATCAACACGGTGAACCACGCCCTTCCATGGGCCGAGGTGATGGGGTCGTTGGCGCCGCGGGGCCGGCTGCATCAGATAGGGGCTGTGCTGGAGCCCATCCAGGTGGGCGCTTTCGATCTGATCGCAGCTCGACGCTCCATCACTGGCAGCCCCACCTCATCCCCCGCCAGCTTGCTCAAGATGGTCGATTTCTGCGTGCGCCATCAGATCCAACCTGCCGTTGAGCACTTGCCGATGGATCAAGTGAATGAAGCGATTGCCCGTCTTCGCCGCGGCGATGTGCGTTACCGGTTCGTGCTCGATCAGGCCTGA
- a CDS encoding fatty acid desaturase: protein MTPPVVLEARPQSVADPQGGPWYPSKTELLACLPAELTRFHPLKAWGSLALSVGLSTLAYAAGTQLPLSWAATPIWLLYALVTGTVAMGCWVLAHECGHNAFHPNRRVEGVVGFVLHSALLVPYYSWARSHAVHHAHCNHLEGGETHVPPRHTSASGRATEQLRQQLGTTLFGCFSMVTHLILGWPLYLFVGATGGEDYGRPTSHFWNGAAFQQGIKPLFPVNFRGWMVRSNIGLVLMLMALVYAAVLTSPARVLCVYGLPYVVVNAWLVIYTWLQHTDVAIPHYSSAEWTWAKGALQTVDRPYGALLNLLHHGIGSTHVCHHVNSRIPHYNAWRGTALLRQHYPLLVRYDPTPIHQALWRVATRCGAVRQNPTDGGFYF, encoded by the coding sequence TTGACGCCTCCTGTTGTTCTTGAAGCCCGCCCCCAGAGCGTTGCCGATCCCCAAGGTGGGCCTTGGTATCCCAGCAAAACGGAATTGCTGGCTTGCCTTCCGGCCGAGCTCACCCGCTTCCATCCGCTGAAAGCCTGGGGCAGCTTGGCGCTATCCGTTGGCCTCTCAACGCTGGCCTATGCCGCCGGAACCCAGCTGCCACTCAGCTGGGCGGCAACGCCCATTTGGCTGCTCTATGCACTGGTCACCGGAACCGTGGCCATGGGCTGTTGGGTGTTAGCTCACGAATGCGGGCACAACGCGTTCCATCCCAATCGCCGCGTGGAAGGCGTGGTGGGCTTTGTGCTGCACAGCGCTCTGCTGGTGCCGTACTACAGCTGGGCCCGCAGCCACGCCGTGCACCACGCCCACTGCAACCACCTCGAGGGCGGCGAAACCCATGTACCGCCCCGTCATACGTCGGCTTCCGGTCGAGCCACCGAACAGCTTCGCCAGCAGCTGGGAACCACCCTGTTTGGTTGTTTCTCGATGGTCACCCATCTGATTCTGGGCTGGCCCCTCTACCTCTTTGTTGGTGCCACCGGTGGTGAAGATTACGGCCGTCCCACCTCCCATTTCTGGAACGGCGCCGCCTTTCAACAGGGGATCAAACCGCTGTTTCCGGTCAACTTTCGCGGCTGGATGGTGCGTTCCAACATCGGCTTGGTGCTGATGCTGATGGCGCTCGTGTATGCCGCCGTGCTCACGTCGCCGGCGCGTGTGTTGTGTGTGTACGGGCTCCCGTATGTGGTGGTGAATGCCTGGTTGGTGATTTACACCTGGCTGCAACACACCGATGTAGCGATCCCTCACTACAGCTCAGCTGAATGGACCTGGGCCAAAGGGGCCCTGCAAACCGTGGATCGGCCCTACGGAGCTTTGCTCAATCTGCTCCACCACGGCATCGGCTCCACGCACGTGTGCCATCACGTGAACTCACGGATTCCCCACTACAACGCCTGGCGCGGCACAGCGCTGCTACGGCAGCACTACCCCTTGCTGGTGCGCTACGACCCCACCCCCATTCACCAAGCCCTGTGGCGGGTCGCCACCCGGTGCGGAGCCGTGCGGCAAAACCCCACCGACGGCGGCTTCTATTTCTGA